One region of Haloprofundus salilacus genomic DNA includes:
- a CDS encoding Na+/H+ antiporter NhaC family protein, whose amino-acid sequence MVSEFGAVSLIPPLLAIVLAIITRKPILALFLGVWSGGVIYSGGLGIVQTFTWVAQSIAPPDGSVFHAQILIFTLLLGAGVTFIWRTGGSLAITRFATKRLDSQRKAGLMAWLLGLVWFFDDYANTAVVGSSMRDITDELRISREKLSYIVDSTAAPVATFGISSWVAYQISMVQEGYQQAGITGGEGGVPTAFVAFLQSIPFNMYCLFAIAMVFIIVVTGRDFGEMLDAEHRSWQTGNVLREGAVPLQSIEENLGEPNGDNPQLRMFIVPVLVLVAVAITGAVWTGYAPDRTLIQIAGNADFASALVWGSFAMVVAAMALARISDVLSLDECMDSLVDGFSIMLTAVTILVLAWSISLTTSALGTGEFVTGIAQGIVTPTLLPLVILFASAFIAFSTGTSWGTMAIVTPVAIPLAWGIGGQSPELIPVAVGTVFSGAIFGDHTSPISDTTILSSTFTGADHIDHVRTQLYYAVTVVFVASVLLLAYGMTGITPLALLPVGLVLLVALVYGLSELDAQRKGLSPQAARRTRQESDVADD is encoded by the coding sequence ATGGTATCCGAATTTGGAGCAGTATCACTCATTCCACCGTTGCTGGCTATCGTACTCGCCATCATCACGCGGAAGCCGATACTGGCGCTCTTTCTGGGCGTCTGGTCGGGCGGCGTCATCTACTCCGGCGGGTTGGGAATCGTCCAGACGTTCACGTGGGTGGCCCAGTCCATCGCGCCTCCCGACGGCAGCGTCTTCCACGCTCAGATCCTGATATTCACGCTGCTGCTCGGCGCGGGCGTGACGTTCATCTGGCGGACCGGCGGCTCGCTCGCCATCACGCGGTTCGCGACGAAGCGCCTCGACAGTCAGCGAAAAGCAGGGCTCATGGCGTGGCTGCTCGGCCTCGTCTGGTTCTTCGACGACTACGCCAACACGGCCGTCGTCGGCAGTTCGATGCGCGACATCACCGACGAACTGCGCATCTCCCGGGAGAAACTCTCCTACATCGTCGACTCGACGGCCGCGCCCGTCGCGACGTTCGGTATCTCCAGTTGGGTCGCCTACCAGATTAGCATGGTGCAGGAAGGCTACCAGCAGGCGGGTATCACCGGCGGCGAAGGGGGAGTGCCGACGGCGTTCGTCGCCTTCCTCCAGAGCATCCCGTTCAACATGTACTGTCTGTTCGCCATCGCGATGGTGTTCATCATCGTCGTCACCGGGCGTGACTTCGGCGAGATGCTCGACGCCGAGCACCGCTCGTGGCAGACCGGCAACGTACTCCGCGAGGGCGCAGTTCCGCTCCAGAGCATCGAGGAGAACCTGGGCGAACCGAACGGCGACAACCCGCAGCTACGGATGTTTATCGTGCCGGTACTCGTGTTGGTTGCCGTCGCCATCACCGGTGCGGTGTGGACGGGGTACGCACCCGACCGGACGCTCATCCAGATTGCCGGAAACGCCGACTTCGCCTCGGCGCTCGTCTGGGGGTCGTTCGCCATGGTCGTCGCCGCAATGGCATTGGCGCGTATCTCGGACGTGCTCTCGCTCGATGAGTGCATGGACTCGCTCGTCGACGGCTTCTCCATCATGCTGACTGCCGTCACCATTTTGGTGCTCGCGTGGTCCATCAGCCTCACGACGAGCGCACTCGGCACCGGCGAGTTCGTCACCGGCATCGCACAAGGTATCGTGACACCGACGCTACTGCCGCTGGTCATCCTCTTTGCATCCGCGTTCATCGCCTTCTCCACCGGCACCTCGTGGGGAACGATGGCCATCGTCACGCCCGTAGCGATTCCGCTGGCGTGGGGTATCGGCGGGCAGTCGCCCGAACTCATCCCCGTCGCCGTCGGCACGGTGTTCAGCGGCGCCATCTTCGGCGACCACACCTCGCCCATCTCCGACACGACCATCCTCTCGTCGACGTTCACGGGCGCGGATCACATTGACCACGTGCGCACGCAACTATACTACGCAGTCACCGTGGTGTTCGTCGCGTCGGTGCTGCTTCTCGCCTACGGCATGACCGGTATCACGCCGCTCGCCCTGCTACCCGTCGGACTCGTGCTGTTGGTCGCGCTGGTCTACGGACTCTCGGAACTCGACGCACAACGGAAGGGTCTCTCTCCGCAGGCGGCGCGCCGGACGCGGCAGGAAAGCGACGTCGCCGACGACTGA
- a CDS encoding TIGR04206 family protein: MASASRERESGRTPTTPRTLLVLLSLWLLPWSVLLVGGRPATLVFPWGLVDPSSGSVVSISSYLFEFTGGFGSLPAYLRAWPASVVAFLLATTSAAVGVLFDREDPRVTGGLLVIAGVGQLSLALGFAQAGGRLALPVGTAALWAVGWWFYR; the protein is encoded by the coding sequence ATGGCGTCCGCTTCCCGCGAACGCGAGTCCGGTCGGACGCCGACGACGCCGCGGACTCTCCTCGTTCTTCTGTCGCTGTGGCTGCTCCCGTGGAGCGTCCTCCTCGTCGGCGGTCGCCCCGCGACGCTCGTCTTTCCGTGGGGACTCGTCGACCCGAGTTCCGGAAGTGTCGTCTCGATCTCTTCGTATCTGTTCGAGTTCACGGGCGGGTTCGGGTCGCTCCCGGCGTACCTCCGGGCGTGGCCCGCGAGCGTCGTCGCCTTCCTGCTCGCGACGACGAGCGCGGCCGTCGGCGTGCTGTTCGACCGCGAGGACCCGCGCGTGACCGGCGGGTTGCTAGTCATCGCCGGAGTCGGCCAACTCTCTCTCGCGCTCGGCTTCGCGCAGGCGGGTGGCCGCCTCGCGCTCCCCGTCGGCACTGCCGCGCTGTGGGCGGTCGGGTGGTGGTTCTACCGCTGA
- a CDS encoding OBG GTPase family GTP-binding protein, which translates to MGLEEEIEEIQEEIATTPYNKSTEAHIGRLKAKLSEKKEKLENQSSAGGGQGYAVEKTGDATIALVGFPSVGKSTLINALTNADSETGAYEFTTLNVNPGMLQYRGANIQILDVPGLIEGAADGRGGGREVLSVVRTADLVVFMLSVFEVEQYERLREELYYNKIRLDTEPPSLTISKQIKGGINVTRSDSVELDEQTIKDVLREYGYVNAEVTVRGNPSIDELIDGIMDNRVYLPSIVSVNKADLIDRDYLPTVYENLREVGLDPEEVTFISAEKEKGLDGLKEEMWEALGLIRVYMNKPGRGTDYEEPLVIRRGMTVGDACRKLGANLEERFKFARVSGPSAKHDEQQVGKDHVLEDEDVLRIVARK; encoded by the coding sequence ATGGGACTGGAGGAGGAGATCGAAGAGATCCAAGAGGAGATCGCCACCACTCCGTACAACAAGTCGACTGAGGCGCACATCGGTCGACTGAAGGCGAAGCTCTCGGAGAAAAAGGAGAAACTCGAAAACCAGTCCTCCGCGGGCGGCGGACAGGGGTACGCCGTCGAGAAAACCGGCGACGCGACCATCGCGCTGGTCGGCTTTCCGAGCGTCGGAAAGTCGACGCTCATCAACGCGCTGACCAACGCCGACAGCGAGACGGGCGCCTACGAGTTCACGACGCTGAACGTCAACCCCGGGATGCTCCAGTACCGGGGGGCGAACATCCAGATACTCGACGTGCCGGGGCTCATCGAGGGCGCCGCCGACGGGCGCGGGGGCGGTCGGGAGGTGCTCTCGGTCGTCCGGACGGCAGATCTCGTCGTGTTCATGCTCTCGGTGTTCGAGGTCGAACAGTACGAGCGACTCCGCGAGGAGCTGTACTACAACAAGATTCGACTCGACACCGAACCGCCGAGTCTCACTATCTCCAAGCAAATCAAAGGCGGCATCAACGTCACGAGAAGCGACTCCGTCGAACTCGACGAACAGACCATCAAGGACGTGCTCCGCGAGTATGGCTACGTCAACGCCGAGGTCACCGTCCGAGGAAACCCCTCCATCGACGAACTCATCGACGGCATCATGGACAACCGGGTGTATCTGCCCTCCATCGTCTCGGTGAACAAAGCCGACCTCATCGACCGCGACTACCTGCCGACGGTGTACGAGAACCTCCGCGAGGTGGGACTCGACCCCGAGGAGGTGACGTTCATCAGTGCCGAGAAGGAGAAGGGACTCGACGGGCTGAAAGAGGAGATGTGGGAAGCGCTCGGCCTCATCCGCGTCTACATGAACAAGCCGGGCCGCGGAACCGACTACGAGGAACCGCTCGTCATCCGCCGCGGGATGACCGTCGGCGACGCCTGCCGAAAACTCGGCGCGAACCTCGAAGAGCGGTTCAAGTTCGCCCGCGTCTCCGGGCCGAGTGCCAAACACGACGAACAGCAGGTCGGCAAGGACCACGTCCTCGAAGACGAGGACGTGCTCCGCATCGTCGCTCGAAAGTAA
- a CDS encoding DUF7541 family protein, whose protein sequence is MDENPGLSEQYRTASPWPFFIALSIPLAEAGILFNLFSVAVGGLLLFFGCSAGMLQEAGYVDRPWRALVVSALLVFALGGFLLYADAQVANEAVQLAERGYAVLVAGVILLLVGLFGEVFVDDQEFAV, encoded by the coding sequence ATGGACGAGAATCCGGGACTCTCCGAACAGTATCGGACGGCTAGCCCGTGGCCGTTCTTTATCGCACTCAGCATCCCACTCGCGGAGGCTGGTATCCTGTTCAACCTCTTTTCGGTCGCCGTCGGCGGACTGCTGCTGTTCTTCGGCTGTAGCGCCGGGATGCTCCAAGAGGCGGGCTACGTCGACCGACCGTGGAGAGCGCTCGTCGTCTCGGCGCTGCTCGTCTTCGCTCTCGGCGGATTTCTGCTCTACGCCGACGCACAGGTCGCAAACGAGGCCGTACAGCTCGCAGAGCGCGGCTACGCGGTCCTCGTCGCGGGCGTCATCCTCCTGCTCGTCGGCCTCTTCGGCGAGGTGTTCGTCGACGACCAGGAGTTCGCCGTCTGA
- a CDS encoding DUF6684 family protein, with translation MANTNTNKIFDRETLLDLTVNMIPLFIILFFVVLFLLYQPWGGDLFPTAIMVGLHVVPFVGLAILTYVSGKAIAGAEKSSTVYYPGQAGMSGAEMTHGESEADGDDHEDAQALESGTEPDGELTDNAASDGDADADVDAETTLETDEETAAEGTEADESETVETDTTDRQQTD, from the coding sequence ATGGCGAACACGAACACGAACAAAATCTTCGACAGGGAGACACTGCTCGACCTGACGGTGAACATGATCCCGCTATTCATCATTCTGTTCTTCGTCGTGCTCTTCCTGCTCTACCAGCCGTGGGGCGGAGACCTGTTCCCCACCGCCATCATGGTCGGACTCCACGTCGTGCCGTTCGTCGGCCTGGCGATACTGACGTACGTCTCCGGGAAGGCTATCGCCGGCGCCGAGAAGTCCTCGACGGTGTACTACCCCGGTCAGGCCGGGATGTCGGGCGCGGAGATGACGCATGGCGAGTCCGAAGCGGACGGAGACGACCACGAAGACGCGCAGGCGCTGGAGTCGGGGACCGAACCCGACGGCGAACTGACCGACAATGCAGCGTCGGACGGCGACGCGGACGCCGACGTGGACGCCGAAACGACCCTCGAGACGGACGAGGAGACGGCGGCCGAAGGGACCGAAGCCGACGAGTCAGAAACCGTCGAAACAGACACGACAGATC